The Phormidium yuhuli AB48 DNA window TTGGCTTCCGTTAGGTCTGCTCCCGTTAAATCAGCCTGTTGCAAGTTCGCTTTCATTAGGTTAGCGGCCACGAGGTTGGCCCGAACCAGCAAACTCGCTTCTAAATTCGCGGCTCGTAGGTTAGCCCCCCGAAGACTGGCGACCCGCAATTGACTCTCACTGAGATTAGCCGCACAGAGGTTAGCCTTGCTGAGATTAGCACCACTGAGTTTTGCCTCATGAAAATCGACGCCATCGAGATCTAGCCCTTGAAGGTCAGCTCCATTGAGCCAAGCGCCACTGAGATTGACTCCATTGAGATTAGCACCGTTGAGATTGGCACCGCTGAGCCGGGCTCCTTGGAGATTGGCCCAACTGAGGTTTGCTTCTCGTAGATCGGCATTGCGGAGGTTGACCCCGGCCAGGTTGGCCCCACAGAGATTGACGCCACAAAGGGTAGCACGACGCAGGTTGACCCCACTCAGACTGGCACCACTGAGCTTAGCTCCGACGAGGGAGGCCCCCACGAGAGAGGCTCCCTGAAGTTTGGCCTTGGTTAAGTCGGCATGGCTGAGATCAGCTTCATCAAGCTTAATATAACTGAGGTTCGCACCACACAGAAAACTGCCAGAAAGATTCGCATAATCTAGGTTGGCACGACTAAAATCAACTGAGTTTAGATAGGAGTTTGCCAGGTTGATTTCTTTAAGCTGGAGTTGTTGTAACTCTGCCCCAATTAAATTGCTCGCCTGAAAGTCTCGTTGTCCAGCTTGGTACTCGTCCAGAAGTTGTTTTGACTGACTCATCTTAGGGATCCTCGCGTTTAGGATGCTTGGTGCTGGAAGTCGTCGAGCTTAACTTGATAAGGTTTAAGGCTGACTCTATAGGGTTAGTATAACAGATTTAAGAGGTTTATAAAAACAAATCTAGCCAGGTATTAAGCTTTATAAAGCTTTGCGAACCCTTAGACATAGATGATTTGAAAATTGAGGAGATTGATTAAGTTTATGTTGTGTTGATCAATCCTCAGGGGTTATTCGCTATACTGTTTTGGGGGATAACCCTGAATGTTAAACAATCAGGAAAACTGGGTCGAGTCGAGCCGGTTGGCTCAGATGCTGGATCCAAGGGGCCTGAACGAGATACCCTAGGAACGGTTTTGATTGGGAATGTGAAACACGTTATGAAAGCCTCAGATATTATGACCACTGACATCGTGACGGTGCGTGGCAGCACCACCGTTGCTGAGGCAGTGCAGTTGATGAAAGACAAGAAAACCCGTGCGCTCATCGTTGAGCGTCGTGAGAGTGATGATGCCTATGGCATTGTTACGGAGACGGATGTCACCTATAAGGTTGTGGCCTTTGGGCTAGACCCCAAAGCCATGCGGGTGTACGAAATTATGAGCAAACCCTGCATTGTGGTCAATCCTGACCTCTGTGTTGAGTATATTGCTCGCCTGTTTGCCAATACAGGGATTCACTTTGCTCCGGTGATTAAAGATACTCTGCTAGGGACGGTGTCGGTCTCCGACATTTTGACCAAGGGCGATTTTGTGGAACGCCCCCGCAGCTTGCTGCTCGAAGATAAGATTCAAGAGGCCATTGAGGAAGCTCGTGCCACTTGTGCTGAGAAGGGACCGCGATCGCCTGAATGTGCTTCGGCTTGGGATGTGGTGGAAGAACTGCAAGCGGAAGCAGCACATCAGAAAGCAGAGCGTCTGCATCAGACTGCCTTTGAGGAATATTGCCAGGACAACCCCGATGCTCCTGAAGCTCGGGTCTATGATACCTAATTGATGGTATTACCTTGGGTTGGGGGGGCGATCGCCCTTGTCCTCCTAACCTCACTGCTGCTGAGCCTATCGGTGATGTATGCCACCCGGGCTCGTCGTTTCAAGACCCTGGGATCTGTTCCCCCTCGTCCGGTGGCGATCGTTTTTGGTGCTGGCGTTTGGGAGGATGGCACACCCAGTCCTATGTTGGCCGATCGCGTCCTCGCGGGAGTGGCGTTATACCAGCAGGGGAACGTGCAACAACTCCTGATGTCTGGAGATAACCAAACTCCAGACTATAACGAGGTAGATCCCATGATTCAACTGGCCCGAGCCTCTGGGGTTCCAGAACGGGCCATTTGGGGCGATCGCCTCGGATTAAGTACCTATGAGACCTGTCGCCGGGCCCGAGATGAGTATGGCATCTGTGAGGCGATCCTAGTCAGTCAACGCTATCACCTGCCCCGAGCCGTCTATATCGCCCAACGACTTGGACTGGATGTGGTGGGGTATGGGGTTCCGGATTGGGGAGTGTATCGCCATCGTTCGATGCTGTCCTATTCCCTGCGAGAGTTCATGGCCCTCGGCAAAGCGATCGCCCAAACTTGGGGCGATTCTTGAGCCATCAACCGACTTGCCCGAAAAAGTTGCTAAGTCTCCGGATGACCCCCAGTCATCTTAGAAGAAAGGAATGGTAGATGCACCCTGATGGCAAACCCTGAAACCTGCTGGAGGTTTCGGGGTTTTTTTTTGCCGATTCCTCAGGTTGGGGTTATGCCATCGTCCTCAGACGGCCCTCAGCTAACTCACGGATTAAGGTGAGGTGCGATCGGATATAGTCCCCGAGTTCCTCGAGATCATCCCGTTGTAGGAGTCTCTTTTCCTGCAAATCCCCCAAAAGTTGGTTCACCAAACTGGCATCATCCAAGCTGTTTAAGGTTTGGGTCTGGGTTTCTTCAACCGTTGACCAAAGCTGACGTAGAATAGTGGCGTTCATCGTCCTAACCTCTCCAAATAATCAACTAGCCTGAGCCGATCTTCTCACCTCGCACAAACGTGACGGGGTCGCTTTCTGGAACCAACCGTTCAGCCATCCCAGGCTAAAGAATCCGACTCATCCCCAGAGATAGACTCAAGGGTCGTCTCCTGTTGCTAGACTAGACAATTATTGCCCAAAGTAACAGAGAACGTTGCAATTAGTCTATAAATTTTTATAGATTAGATTAACCAAATATTAACAAGTAAGCCATAACCTAACATAGATTTACATTGAGTGTCAGCAAATATTACGAACATCTCCCTTGTTTGACCTCAAAGACCGTCCCGAACCTCAGCATTCGTTGAATTATTTCACGGTCAACCTCTGAATAGCCATAAGATTGAGGGCAATCAGCCTAAGGTTCAAAGAGAGTCACGCTAACCCAGTAAAATGTCACATAACGTCAAGCTTTTGTTAGAGACACATCTAACTGTATGTAACAAAAATCTACCCTGAGATAGATGACAAGACTAAAAAATTGCAGTTAATTTAAATACGATAGTAGCACGCAGCAAGCCGTGTCACAACCTAAGGAAAACTAAGTCACCAATGGATATTATTCGCCTAATTGCCGCCATTCTCCTGCCCCCACTGGGTGTTTTCTTGCAGGTTGGCTTAACCGGACACTTTTGGCTAAACATTCTCTTAACCATACTCGGCTACATTCCGGGTGTGATTCATGCTGTTTGGATTATTGCCAGACGTTAACCCAAAGCATCGCCGTCGGGTCTGAGCCAAAGGTGATCGCAGCGTCATCGTGACCCCAGTGCTGTACCGAATGAAATAGGAAGAATCGCTCCTGCGGTAGAGGATCTGGGCAATCAAATGGACTAAACTGGCATCAGAGACAGGAGATTGGGGAGCCAAGTCAATCCCGCTGGTCACAATTCCAGTGCATTCAGGTTCTTAAACCCACCTGACTCCACCTCAAACCACAACATACAGGAACCATCTATAACTATGACTGAGTCGAATCCTCAACAAGAACAATATCAAGCCAAAGTGAAAGCGCAACTGGACAAAATCAATGCGCAACTCGATGAGCTGAAAGCTAAAGCCGCTCAAGCCGAAGCCGACGTCAAAACTGACTACCATGGCCAAATGGAAGAACTCTATGCCAAGCGAGATGCGGCCAGTGCTAAGCTAGAAGAGCTACAGAAAGCCGGGACTGATGCCTGGGAAGAAGTACAGAAAGGTTTTGAAGCGGCCTGGTCAGATTTGACCGGTGCGTTTGAAAATGCCTCTAAGAAATTCGAGAAGTAGGCATCAGATTGCAAGTCCTACCGATTACATTAAACCGGGATGGGAGAATCTCCAACCCGGTTTTTCTGTAGCCCTGTATACCGAGTCCCTTATTGTCTCTCCCTCTGTTGATATGGCCGGAACCTCCATCACCAAAATTGCCAAACCGAACTCTCGCCAGCGAGAAATCCTCGAAGTGGTTCTCAAACATGGCTGGGATTACATGAGGCTACTACTGAGCAGCAATGAAGCTGAAGAACCTGAACTTCCCCCCCCAACGGTTCTGCAACGAATTTTTGTCGATCTCGGGCCCGTCTATGTGAAACTTGGACAACTCCTGAGTACCCGGCCGGAACTGCTTCCCCCAGAATATATTGAGGCCCTTAGTTCCTTACAGGCCGATGTTCCCCCGGTATCCTGGAGTCAAATCGAGGCGCAACTCAAGGGAGAATTAAAGCGGCCCCTCAATACAATTTTCCAAGATATCAATCAGACCCCAGTTGCGGCGGGGTCTCTGGCTCAAACCCATAAAGCGATTCTACTCGATGGACGGGAGGTTGCCTTAAAAATTCAGCGTCCAGGAATTGACGAAACTGTTGAGCGAGACATTGAACTGCTCACGAATATTGCTGAACTTGTCTCAGGAACAGATTTTGGTAAATATTACGATGCAACTGGCTTAGCAGAGGAGTTTGGCAATGCACTACGGGACGAATTAGATTTCACCCAAGAGGCTCACTATACCGAACGCCTTAGACGTTGTTTATCTAAAAGTTCCTGGTTTGATGTGAACCAGATTACCGTTCCCGAGATTATCTGGGACTACACCAGTCAGAAGCTCCTAACGATGGAATGGCTCGACGGTGTACCCCTGTTATCAGCGCAACTGACGGGAAAGGGACATAACGGGGACGCCGACGCGGAACGAGATGCCATTACGACCTTACTCTTCCGTTCTTTCCTCCAACAACTGTTTGTGGAAGGATTTTTCCATGCTGACCCTCATCCCGGTAATATCTTCTATCTGCGAGATGGACGAGTGGCCTTTTTGGACGTGGGGATGACAGGAACCCTAGACCCCCGCACTCAAGGACTCTTGGTTGAAACCATCTTAGCGATGATTTCCCTGGATGCTCAACGTTGCGCTCAGTTAAGCCTACAGTTAGCACATCCAGTTCGGCCCGTGGATTTCATTCAGTTGGAGAATGATTACGATCGCCTACTACGGCGCTACTACAACCTCAGTGTAGCCCAGGTCAATTTCAGTGAAGCCTTTTACCAACTCTTACAAGCGGCGCGACGCAATCACCTGCGTTGGCCGAGTAACATGGGACTTTACGCCAAGGCCTTGGCCAATTTGGAAGGGGTGGCCCGTACTTTTAATCCTACGGTGAACCTTCTCGATGAGATTCAACCCCTAACCACGGATTTGATGCGCCGTCAACTGATTGGCGACAATCCCCTACAACAACTGCTTGGGGCCACCTTAGAGTTTAAAAACCTTTCTCTGAAGTCCCCTCGTCAGGTGGATTTCCTCTTGGAACGGGTCGCCACCGAGACGTTGAAATGGAATGTCCAGGTCAGTGAACTGACGGATTTACGTCAAAGTTTGGATGAATCGGCCAACCGCCTCTCTTCGAGTATTGTGGTTGCGGCTCTGATTCTGGCAGGGGCCCTCGTGGTTTCCCGAGATCAGACTCACCGCATTCCCTGGTTGGGAAATGTCCTCTTCTGGACGGCCTGTCTGTTAGGGTTATGGCTGGTGTTTAGTATTTGGCGATCAGGTAGTAAAAATTAGAGAAGACAAAAAAAACCCTGGAACGCTGAACGCTCCAGGGTTTGCCATCAGGGTGCATCTACCATTCCTTTCTCCTGGACTCTCCCGGGGGGTTCCGGACAATTTGGCAAAATGTTCCCCAAAACGAATGTGAGCCTAGCGTTAGGGGCTAGGCTCAACAGCATACATCTACGGTTTTCAAATAAGGTTCTCTGAATGTTTCAGAGGCACAAGTGACATCATTCCCAGCCCTGCCTGTGGACAGCCATCAATCCTAAACAACAATCAGACAAGGGGCTAAGCCGAGGGTTACACTGTACGGAATGCCCACCGCACAGTCGGCACTGTCATAACGGAGTGCCAGGAACTATCGAAACATCCCATTACCGGCAATCGTTAGGCTTGATGATCTAGCCGTAATGCCGAGTGCGACAATCGAAGTGTGACAATCAAACTACAATCTATGAAACAGCAGTGGAAACTAGAAACGAAGCAATGCTGCTCGGCACTTCAGGGTCATGGATAGACCCATGGGGGTAATGAGAAAAGGTGAAATGGAACTGACGAGTCACTTCCGCTGCCCTAGACAACCAGACCGAGTTCGGTCAACGAGGCTATTGTAATCATGACAGCTTGGGCGATCGCCACGTTACGAAAGGCGCTAAACCAAGGGTTTACAGAAACACCGTTAATCGTTCTCAGAGTCCTACACATCAGGTCTTTCCAGACGTTGGGTAAGGCTTAACACGGCTAGGAGTCCTTAGGAACCCTACCGGCGTGCCTCATGGGGTGATGCAACAGGCAGAAGATTAGACGGGGGGACCGATTCGCCATATGACACTGGGCGATGTCCCGGAGCCGATTCGAGTCAAGTTGTTGTGTCTTGCTCTACAGTGTCTGATATTAAATTAGCATAGCTTCTGCTTATGACAAGCATAACTTAACCTAAAGTTACATTTGACATTTATCTTGACTCGTCCTAGCCAATCTGTTAAATTGGAAAAGCTGAAAAAAACAGCACGGCTTGGTAGCTCAGTTGGTTAGAGCAGGGGACTCATAAGCCCAAGGTCGTCGGTTCAAATCCGACCCGAGCCATTAGAACGAATGAAGGGTCACCCTGTCTTTGACCGAAGTATCCCCTGTGGCCGATGTTGGCGATCACAGACGGGGGTATGCTTTAGCTGAAGGGGCAATCCTCTCATTCGCATCTCAAACTCGTTATGACTATGATAGAGTTGTAACAGTTGTTTAGATTTCTCCCGAGCATTTCCAGGCTGTTGGTATCAACCCGTCCGTGGAGAGCAGGAGAAACCGAGAGAAAACGACAGTAATAAGGAGATCTACAGATTCATGACCCAAGAAGGATGTCTACGAGTTGGTCAACCCGCCCCCGATTTCACAGCAACAGCTGTCGTTGATCGGGAATTCAAAACCGTCAAACTGTCGGACTATCGCGGTAAGTATGTGGTGTTGTTCTTTTACCCCTTAGACTTCACCTTCGTTTGTCCGACGGAAATTACCGCCTTTAGCGATCGCTACGAAGAGTTTAGCAAACTCAACACGGAAGTTCTCGGCGTCTCCTGTGATAGTGAGTTCTCCCACCTAGCCTGGATTCAAACCGATCGCAAATCCGGTGGTGTCGGCGACCTCAACTACCCCCTCGTCTCCGACTACAAAAAAGAAATCAGTTCCGCCTATAACGTCTTAGATCCCGATGCTGGCGTGGCCCTGCGTGGCTTATTCCTCATCGACAAGGATGGCGTGATCCAACATTCGACCATCAATAACCTGGCATTTGGCCGCAACGTCGATGAAACCCTGCGGACCCTGCAAGCTATCCAATACGTGCAGGAACACCCCGACGAAGTTTGCCCCGCTGGCTGGACTCCCGGCGAAAAAACCATGAAACCCGATCCCGTCGCCTCGAAAGAATACTTTGCCGCCATCTAATGGAGCCTAGGTTTGAGTCCTGGGTCTTATCTAGGCCACCGCGCCCCCTCGACAACTCAGTCTAGGGGGTTTTTTGCTACAGTATGGGCAATAGACCTGTCGCTCCCTCCAAACAACAGCGTTCTCCCTGTTTTCTGTTCATTCTGACCTCCATGGTGCCATCATGCAGCTGTACTCCAAAGACTTTCGGGGCCTACTGAACCGCCGTTTTTTGCAGAACTTTCTCCCCATTCCCGCCACCAATCAGTCTTACTACGACGTGGCGACCCCTGATTTTGAGTTACCGGACATCACCAACGGACGACGGGTTCACCTGCGGGACTATCGAGGCCAACAACCGGTCATCTTGGCCTTTACTCGCATTTTCACCGAAAAGCAGTATTGTCCCCTCTGTCTACCCCACATTGTGGCCTTAAACAAGAACTATCACCGCTTTACTGACTTAGGGGTTGA harbors:
- a CDS encoding pentapeptide repeat-containing protein; translated protein: MSQSKQLLDEYQAGQRDFQASNLIGAELQQLQLKEINLANSYLNSVDFSRANLDYANLSGSFLCGANLSYIKLDEADLSHADLTKAKLQGASLVGASLVGAKLSGASLSGVNLRRATLCGVNLCGANLAGVNLRNADLREANLSWANLQGARLSGANLNGANLNGVNLSGAWLNGADLQGLDLDGVDFHEAKLSGANLSKANLCAANLSESQLRVASLRGANLRAANLEASLLVRANLVAANLMKANLQQADLTGADLTEANLNLANLDGANLTDVIFRQAYLWKASLAQVNVLGSNFSHASLRNATLEAVNFLEGIWTGATMPDGSLYH
- a CDS encoding CP12 domain-containing protein, producing MTTDIVTVRGSTTVAEAVQLMKDKKTRALIVERRESDDAYGIVTETDVTYKVVAFGLDPKAMRVYEIMSKPCIVVNPDLCVEYIARLFANTGIHFAPVIKDTLLGTVSVSDILTKGDFVERPRSLLLEDKIQEAIEEARATCAEKGPRSPECASAWDVVEELQAEAAHQKAERLHQTAFEEYCQDNPDAPEARVYDT
- a CDS encoding SanA/YdcF family protein, producing MVLPWVGGAIALVLLTSLLLSLSVMYATRARRFKTLGSVPPRPVAIVFGAGVWEDGTPSPMLADRVLAGVALYQQGNVQQLLMSGDNQTPDYNEVDPMIQLARASGVPERAIWGDRLGLSTYETCRRARDEYGICEAILVSQRYHLPRAVYIAQRLGLDVVGYGVPDWGVYRHRSMLSYSLREFMALGKAIAQTWGDS
- a CDS encoding YqaE/Pmp3 family membrane protein; translated protein: MDIIRLIAAILLPPLGVFLQVGLTGHFWLNILLTILGYIPGVIHAVWIIARR
- a CDS encoding ABC1 kinase family protein, whose translation is MAGTSITKIAKPNSRQREILEVVLKHGWDYMRLLLSSNEAEEPELPPPTVLQRIFVDLGPVYVKLGQLLSTRPELLPPEYIEALSSLQADVPPVSWSQIEAQLKGELKRPLNTIFQDINQTPVAAGSLAQTHKAILLDGREVALKIQRPGIDETVERDIELLTNIAELVSGTDFGKYYDATGLAEEFGNALRDELDFTQEAHYTERLRRCLSKSSWFDVNQITVPEIIWDYTSQKLLTMEWLDGVPLLSAQLTGKGHNGDADAERDAITTLLFRSFLQQLFVEGFFHADPHPGNIFYLRDGRVAFLDVGMTGTLDPRTQGLLVETILAMISLDAQRCAQLSLQLAHPVRPVDFIQLENDYDRLLRRYYNLSVAQVNFSEAFYQLLQAARRNHLRWPSNMGLYAKALANLEGVARTFNPTVNLLDEIQPLTTDLMRRQLIGDNPLQQLLGATLEFKNLSLKSPRQVDFLLERVATETLKWNVQVSELTDLRQSLDESANRLSSSIVVAALILAGALVVSRDQTHRIPWLGNVLFWTACLLGLWLVFSIWRSGSKN
- a CDS encoding peroxiredoxin, with translation MTQEGCLRVGQPAPDFTATAVVDREFKTVKLSDYRGKYVVLFFYPLDFTFVCPTEITAFSDRYEEFSKLNTEVLGVSCDSEFSHLAWIQTDRKSGGVGDLNYPLVSDYKKEISSAYNVLDPDAGVALRGLFLIDKDGVIQHSTINNLAFGRNVDETLRTLQAIQYVQEHPDEVCPAGWTPGEKTMKPDPVASKEYFAAI